ggtaccaaagtaatccaggagtggatcactggacagcggtcaagaacatcctgaaatacctgaaaaggactaaggatatgtttctcgtatatggaggtgacaaagagctcaccgtaaaaggttacgttgatgcaagctttgacactgatccggacgattctaaatcgcaaaccggatacgtgtttactttaaacggtggagttgtcagttggtgcagttctaaacaaagcatcgtagcgggatctacatgtgaagcggagtacatagctgcttcggaagcagcaaacgtaggagtctggatgaaggagttcatatccgatctaggtgtcatacctaatgcatcgggtccaatgaaaatcttttgtgacaatactggtgcaattgccttggcaaaggaatccagatttcacaaaaggaccaaacacatcacgagacgcttcaactccatccgggatctagtccaggtgggagacatagagatttgcaagatacatacggatctgaatgttgcagacccgttgactaagcctcttccaggagcaaaacatgatcagcaccaaagctccatgggtgttagaatcattacagtgtaatctagattattgactctagtgcaagtgggagactgaaggaaatatgccctagaggcaataataaagttattatttatttccttataatcatgataaatgtttattattcatgctagaattgtattaaccggaaacataatacatgtgtgaatacatagacaaacaaagtgtcactagtatgcctctactggactagctcgttaatcaaagatggttatgtttcctgaccatgaacaatgagttgttatttgagtaacgagatcacatcattagttgaatgatctgattgacatgacccattccattagctttgcacctgatcgtttagtatgttgctattgctttcttcatgacttatacatgttcctatgactatgagattatgcaacttccgtttgccggaggaacactttgggtgctaccaaacgtcacaacgtaactgggtgattataaaggagcattacaggtgtctccaaaagtagatgttgggttggcgtatttcgagattaggatttgtcactccgattgtcggagaggtatctctgggccctctcggtaatgcacatcacataagccttgcaagcactgcaactaatatgttagttgtgagatgatgtattacggaacgagtaaagagacttgccagtaacgagattgaactaggtattggataccgacgatcgaatctcgggcaagtaacatactgatgacaaagggaacagcgtatgttgttatgcggtctgaccgataaagatcttcgtagaatatgtaggagccaatatgggcatccaggtcccgctattggttattgactggagacgtgtctcggtcatgtctacattgttctcgaacccgtagggtccgcacgcttaaggttacgatgacagttatattatgagtttacatgttttgatgaaccgaaggagttcggagtcccggatgagatcggggacatgacgaggagtctcgaaatggtcgagacgtaaagattcatatattggatgatatggttaggccaaggggtcaagcccatgaggctttagatcggtgcaaaaaggagttttgcggaggccagggggccaaacgccggagaccctggcgtctggccctgggccagacgccgaggcccatggcgtctgggccagacgccaaggattgtggcgtttggtcctggagtccgagtgggactcttgcctttcgggcaaaaccgactttgaggaggcttttgctccaagtttcgaccccggggctcaacatataaatagaggggcatggctagcaccaaagacacaacaagttgatccacgtgatctattccttagccgtgtgcggtgccccctgccaccatatacctcgataatactgtagcggagtttaggcgaagccctgctgctgtagttcatcaagatcgtcaccacgccgtcgtgctgacggaactcttccccgacactttgctggatcggagtccggggatcgtcatcgagctgaacgtgtgctcgaactcggaggtgccgtagtttcggtgcttgatcggttggatcgtgaagacgtacgactacttcctctacgtcgtgtcatcgcttccgcagtcggtctgcgttgggtacgtagacaacactctcccctcgttgctatgcatcacatgatcttgcatgtgcgtaggaaaatttttgaaattactacgaaacccaacagaaggTGCGGCGTCTAGGGTTGCCCCCGAGCCGCCAGGGAGGCGCTGCCGCCATTTTTTTAGTGTGATCGTTTTGCTACAGCCGGTCCGATTTTTTGTTACCATCGTTTTTGTTTTTGGGTACCACCATCCAGTTTGATTTTTTGCACCCGTCTTTGATTGTTTAGTTGGATGTATATGGGACCACTCCAATGTTTTTTGTTACCGCCGTCTTCGATTTGTGCTACCACCCTGTCTTTGATTTTTTTTTGGATCCATCTGTTTTGCTCGGAACCACTACAAATTTGCAACCACCGCCTTTGTTTTTGCTACCTTTATATTTGATTTTTGCTACCATTATATTTAATTTTTGCTACCACCCCTTCTTTTGATTTTTTCCCACTGGATCCATTTTCTTGGTGGAACCAGTGAATTTGTCGCTACCACCTCATCTGCAAACGGCTACAACGACGACTTTCAATGAAAAAGCTGCAAACCGAAGGCtgattttttgctggaaccggcactACAATTTACTACGCCGGGCAAACCAGTGAGCACCGGTGTTGCAACCGGCAAGCGACGTGGATGAGCGGCTCCGGCGAGCTGCCAGCGGGAGGCGGTGGTAGGTCATGGAGTCGTGCGCGCGAGCGAAGAGGGGATTGTTTCTCTCTCTGGATCTGATGGTTACATGTGCCTGTATCCAACGTTGTACCGCTGACCGATCCAAATTTTGGCCTGTCGTCCGGCGCCTATGAGTCACCTTCTTCAAAACTCGAAGAACAACAATGCAGACCCACACCCTCCTCtccgttagagcatctctagcagaccctgcaTAACATcgcgacccgcaaaataaccgccaaaatacgGGTCGACGCTAAAAATCCTGCCCGACCAGACACCGCAAACGCGTCCGACCCGTAATTTTTTTTGCGGAGCATGGCAAAAGATCTCCCCCGACTTCTAGATTCACGGGGTGGGAGGCCGACCCGAGCTCGGCCCCTATCCACATTGAGATTTGGCGCGAGGGAAATTTCCGTGCAGCCGTTCTCGCTCCCCCTCccctccgccaccattgcccccGCCACCGCCCGCTCCAGTGCATCTTCCCCGGCAGTCCTTCGCCGCCATGGATGACTCCCTGCCATCCCCCATCACCGTCAAGGTCGCGCACGCTCAATCCCCTCcggtggatctcgtcgccgaccaTGTTGAGACTTGCTCAAAGAGtgcgagaagtggaagttgatTGATAAGAATCCCCACCGAAGAAAGGTTCACTTACAAACATGGATGAAGTtgaggatgatgatggcccaagaaacttgaacaagcccgatggcaacaagaagactaaggagaagatgaagaaaGAGCATGAAGTGTCGAGCTTGCGGGACaagattgatgccatggtgaaATCAAATGAGTTGATGTTAGCGAAGACGTTGGAGATTAAGAAAGAGTTGGTCGAGAAGAAGGCACGAGAGAAGCAAGAAAAGTGGCAATTGCTTAAGGATGAGGGGCTGTGCAAAACGGCCATTGAGGAGAGAAGGGCACGTGCCGCTGAAAACAAAGCCATGTCCAAATTGCTTGCCGAAGAGAATAAGATCATGACAttgaaccgcaatgacatggacgacctcaccaaagaatggcatgatatggcaagaagagaaatcttgaagagaaGAATGGTTGTGTCGCCCAGTGCGTGTTACAGTGCTGGAGGTGTTTTCTCAATGGGGTTTGGAACCAATGTCGTCGATGCGTTTAGTGCACCAGCCGATGATTTCGGTGCGGGAGTTGGAACAAGCGACGGAGGTGCACTcggtggttccgataacctccATGGACTCGATGGCGCGGAGTGAAAATCGACCAAGATGATGCCGAGCGTGGTCGTCACTTTTGCAAGACCCCCTTTTGTGTTTGTCCTAGAAAACTAATCTTTTTTTTGCGTGTAAACGGTGTTCtattgtttgaatttgaactcaTTTGTCGAAATCGATGTCAAATTCAATAATTGGGCGTCTTTATTTTGCGGGTCGATGCGGAAGTGGCCGAGCAGACCCCATGTAGCCGACCCATAAAAGAGCATATTCATCGAATATCCTTTTTTACGAGTCCGTTTTACGGGGTCTGAATCTGACTTCGCTCGCGCCGCCCCTTATACGGGTCCGGGTTTTACGGGTCTGCTAGAGTCGTTCTTACCCGTGCGTCCCCCTAGGTCCGATTGCCGCTCCCATGTCCGTCCCCAATCCGCCGGCCACGCTGCGCTGCTCCACGCCCCCGACCTCCGCCCCGACCGTGCGCTCCCGGCTCGACCACGTCGTTCATCGCCCGACAATGGCCTGCTGCGTGCGTCTCTGCACCGGATCTCGTAAATAAACCATGCATGAATGCATGCATGCACTGATCTGAACAAGTGGAGTACacgtgcacgcacgcacgcactcaAACACTGCGAGCGAGGGAACAGGGGCACAGACGCCACAGTTTTTTGGCCAGGCTAGGAACCTGAAAACAATGATAGATTTTCAAAATGGCCTCGGGGGTTTCGATCGGCCACCCCCACGGGGCCCGACCGCCCGCGACACCGCCTCGGCGAGCCGCCCCACCCGCGCAGCCACGTCCGGCGGcagcgccaccgccgcccgccgcgcctTCCTGCTTGGCCCCAGCAGCGGCCCCAGCatctccaccacctcctccgcgcCCCACCGTCCCCTGCTCAGCTCCCCGCACCACCGGTCCACCGTCAGCGCCAATGCCACGTCCACGTTCGCCTCGCCGTTGGGACCCGTCATCTCCTCCACGTCGCCGGCGTCCCACCCGCCCCGCGTCAGCGCGGAGCCTGCCTGCTCCAGGATGCGCCGCAGCCACTCCGGCTCCGGCCCCGCGGAGGTGTTCGTGGTCGTGGCGCCCGTCGGGACGACCTCCAGGAAACGGTCCCCGGCCGCGGCGGCGTCGCTCCAGAACTCGATCCAGCGCGGAGCCCTGCCGGTGACCGAGTCCAGGCTCCGGCGCGCCGTGTTCGACGGCGTCGCGGGGGACGGCGTCACCGGCGCGGACAGCTGGcgccggagcggcggcggctcGGCCTCGGCGGCGAAGGCGCGGAGGAGGAAGTCGGCCACGTTGGCGCCCGCGAACGTCACGCCGGAGTTGGACACGTGGAACACCGGGTTTCCCACGAGGCAGGGCGTCGCCGGCACGTAATGCCGGCCGCAGAGCGGGACGAGGGGAGGCggaggccgccccgcgcgtcggccGGGGGCGAGGAGCAGCGTCGCGGCGACCGCGGCGGGGACCTCTTGCGCGGCGAAGCGGAGGAGGCGGAGCCCCGCGGAGGAGCGGTAGTGCGGGAAGTCGTCCCCCGAGGGCACGCCCAGCGCCAGGAGCTCGCGGAGGTCGGGCGGGAGCTGGACGCCACCGAGAGCGGCCTCCACGAGGGCAAGCTCGGTTGCGGAGAGGCCCGGGAGGACGGGCACCCCGGCCGCAGCGAGGTGAGCGAGAACCGCCGCGGAGGAGGGCGCCGCTGCGGAGGGAGATGGAGGAGCCGGGGTACTGGGTGCCGAGGCGCGGGTGGAGAGGCGGCGAAGGCCGGCGGCGTGGTAAGGATGGCGCGGGAGGCCGTGCGGGAGCGTCGGCCGGTGGTAAACGTCGACCATTGTTAGGTCGCCGGCGAAGTCGGTGCTGGAGCAGGAAGTGGTGTTTGGAACTTGGATGCGGAAGGCTGTGGCGGCTTTGGTGTGTGTTTGGTAGAAGAAAGATCCTCGAAGAAACAATATAAGTACTGAGAAAAAACTAGAATCGAACTATACAATGTCAATATATGGACTTTAATTTGCACTTGGTATGAATAAGGAAGTAAATAATGTTGTCGCTAAATGAAAAATAATAATTAGAAAAGAATAATTAGGCAATTATGCCATCCCAATTCCAGAATTTTGCATGCCCGGTTACTTTTTTAAGAAACTACTACGTGCTCCATTAGCAACAAATACAATAGTACAAGACCCACACGTACAAACATACATATAACACGAGAGAGGACAAAAGTCCTAGCCTATGTGCAAAGAAAACTCCCGCAAAAGAAAGAAGAATACAGTCAAGTCCCTAGAAGTTCCTGAACACACGAAGCCAAACACCTGAATcggcccaccgccgccgccgcaacgaACGCTGGAGAGAGATGCAGGAAGCCACCATCAAATGAGCTGAGGACGCACCATCACCTAATCGGCTTTCTTGGCATGGTGGCGGTGGCGACCAAGTGTTGGCGGTTGTGTGCCCCGGACCTACCTCTGCTTGGGTTGTGCTGCCTCCGGCATCATCCTGTGGTCTGGGCGCTTGTATCGGAGATGTGTGGCCAGCGTTGTTCAACATGATGGCAGACACGACGATGTGCCCGAGAAGATGTGATCCCGTGCAAGGTTTGTGGCTTGTGGCGGCAGATCCGGCGACTCTCCTTCGACTCCGTCGGACGGAGGAACCGTTTCTGGGGCTGAGGTGCATGGGGATAGACCCCGGTCGACGCTCCACAGCAACAATGGCCCGGTTACATTTTTAGGGAACCATGCTTAGTTACTACTAGAGGGTGATACATGCTTTGCCGCCCGTGTCGTGAGATAAGTTTTCTTTTTGCGGGCTCTTGTGGTTAGAGGTGAGCACTTTTACATCGAAAatcgaagaattgaaccaaactgagttGATCGATATTCATGTTTTATTCGGTTTATAGTGTTCAATTTGATATTTCCATCCCTAATTGTTTGTGTTTGGGCGTATGGCCTGTTTTCATTTTCATACTACATAAACCAAATTAACCATCCATATACACCGAAATGGACCTCCATTTGCCCCAACTTCCCTACTTTGACTGCACTGGTATGCAtgaccttagagcatctacagtaaGACATAGCAAATCCAAGTCCTCAAACGTccgcggacgcgcccgggcgcGTCCGAAGACACTGACCGGGTACGCCTTGTATGTTGGCTTCCACACACGCGTCCCTCGTATCCGAAACCTTAAAACCATGCAACATACATAAAACATGACCAACACGCAGTTCACCTATCATTATTTCATTGCCGGACAAAAGGATCATAGTTCATCGGAGTTCAACGGTGGACATTGCAAACCCATAGTTCCATACTACAAATTActtaaaacaaagataaaatataaTTAGAACGGGGAAGTGCAGAGGAAATCAACACTTCCTCGCCGACgccttcctcttctggtcgtcagcGCGACTGTGCCTCTCCTCCATGTAGGCGTCGGCGTGCGGAGGTATGTCATCATCGGAGATGGAGGTGGCTAGGTCAGAGTCGAACCTGCACCTTTTGCTCAGCAGCCTGCGGAGCAGGAGGTGCCGGTCCTTCGCATGGCGGGCCGCCTTCACCTTCGCCGCAACCTCTTTGTTTgcctcgcgctccaacaactcgagGACCCAGCGGTGGTCGGTACCACTTTCGGAGCAGAGGGTGGTGGTAGTGGGTGGCGTACCTGAATGAGAAGAGCAGAGCAACAGGAGCTGCGCGCCGAGCGGGAAGGGCCGGCGACGTCGTCGGTGCTATGTTGAGGGCGACGGGAGCTAACGAAGTAGGTCTGCCGTTGCCGGATCCGCCTTGGTCCAGCTTCGAACGCATCAACACGATGCGGAAGGTGACCTCCTCCACATCATCGGGATCCGCTTCGCGCAGCAGGCTCGCCAAGTCATTGTCGGAGCCGGATTCCCCACTGGAGGCAGCACTGCTTCGGTCGCCGACCATCAAATGGGTTCGGAGGGGATAAGAAGTGGAGTGGATGGAGAGGGGACTGAAGTGGAGTTCAGATTGACTATGGTCTAGGGTTTTCCGGATGGGATATTTGTGTGGCACACGTGGGCTAGGCCGGGCCAAGCCGACATGGCGGATGCGCCCTGGCCACCCCATATCTGCCCCATATTTTGGCTGGAAATGAGGGGCATCGAGCAGCCCGGGCATTTGAGGACTGTTGAAGGCACCCGTTTGGGTATTTTTTCACTACCGATCAGTGACCGGGCCGTCCGCCCGACCGTTTGGAGATGGTTTGGGGtgcccgactgtagatgctcttaggcctATGTACGATGCACCACGCCACACACAAAACCCAATTCACTCGTGCCACTGatacgtctgcaatgtatctacttttccaaacacttttgcccttattttggactctaacttgcatgatttgaatggaactaacccggactgacgctgttttcagcagaattgccatggtgttatttttgtgcagaaatggaagttcttggaatgacctgaaaatcaacggagattatttttggaatatataaaaaatactggcgaaagaatcaaggccagggggcccacaccctgtccacgagggtggggggcgcgcctaccccctgggcgcgccccctgctgttggaaatatgccctagaggcaataataaaagtattattattatatttccttgttcatgataattgtcttttattcatgctataactgtattatccggaaatcgtaatacacgtgtgaatacatagaccacaatatgtccctagtgagcctctagttgactagctcgttgtgatcaacagatagtcatggtttcctggctatggacattggatgtcgttgataacgggatcacatcattaggagaatgatgtgatggacaagacccaatcctaagcctagcacaaaagatcgtgtagttcatttgctagagctttgccaatgtcaagtatctcttccttcgaccatgagagcgtgtaactcctggataccgtaggagtgctttgggtgtatcaaacatcacaacgtaactgggtgactataaaggtgcactacaggtatctccgaaagtatctattgttttatgcggatcgagactgggatttgtcactccgtgtaaacggagaggtatctctgggcccactcggtaggacatcatcatatgcgcaatgtgaccaaggatttgatcacgggatgatgtgttacggaacgagtaaagtgacttgccggtaacgagattgaacaaggtattggataccgacgatcgaatctcgggcaagtaacataccgatagacaaagggaattgaatacgggattgattaagtccttgacatcgtggttcatccgatgagatcatcgtggaacatgtgggagccatcatgggtatccagatcccgctgttggttattgaccggagaacgtctcggtcatgtctacatgtctcccgaacccgtagggtctacacacttaaggttcgatgacgctagggttataaaggaagtttgtatgtggttaccgaatgttgttcggagtcccggatgagatcccggacgtcacgaggagttccggaatggtccggaggtaaagatttatatatgggaagtcctattttggccatcggaaaatgttcgcgatttttcggtattgtaccgggaaggttctagaaggttccggagtggggcccacctgcatggagggacccacatggacgtgggtagtgggggcaaggccccacacccctggtcaaggcgcatcaagatccccccttagaaggaataagatcatatcccgaagggataagatcaagatccctaaaaaggggggataacaatcggtggggaaggaaataatgagatttctttcctcccaccttggccaacgccccaatggacttggagggcaagaaaccagcccctccacccctatatatagtggagacgcgcatgggagctatagacgaagttctggcgcagccctccccctctcccaagtcgtcctcctctcccgtggtgcttggcgaagccctgctggattgccacgttcctccatcaccaccacgccgttgtgctgctgttggatggagtcttcctcaacctctccctctctccttgctggatcaaggcgtgggagacgtcaccgggctgtacgtgtgttgaacgcggaggtgccgtgcgttcggcacttgatcatcggtgatttgaatcacgacgagtacgactccatcaaccccgttcacttgaacgcttccgcttagcgatctacaagggtatgtagatgccctctctttctactcgttgctggtctctccatagatagatcttgatgacacgtaggaaaattttgaatttctactacgttccccaacagtggtatcagagccaggtttattgcgtagattctttgcacgagtagaacacaaagtagttgtgggcgttgatgttgtacaatatgcttaccgttactagtccaatcttgtttcgacggtattgtgggatgaagcggcccggaccgaccttacacgtactcttacgtgagacaggttccaccgattgacatgcacttggtgcataaggtggctagcgggtgccagtctctcccactttagtcggaacgaattcgatgaaaagggtccttatgaagggtaaatagcaattggcatatcacgttgtggttttgcgtaggtaagaaacgttcttgctagaaacccatagcagccacgtaaaacatgcaacaacaattagaggacgtctaacttgtttttgcagggtatgctatgtgatgtgatatggccaagaagaatgtgataaatgatatgtgatgtatgagattgatcatgttcttgtaataggattcacgacttgcatgtcgatgagtatgacaaccggcaggagccataggagttgtctttatttattgtatgacccgcgtgtcattgaagaacgccatgtaaactactttactttattgctaaacgcgttagtcatagaagtagaagtagtcattggcgtgacaacttcatgaagacacgatgatggagatcatggtgtcgtgccggtgacgatgatgatcatggagccccgaagatgaagatcaaaaggagcaaaatgatattggccatatcatgtcactatttgattgcatgtgatgtttatcatgtttatgcatcttgtttgcttaggacgacggtagtaaataagatgatcccttacaaaatttcaagaagtgttctcccctaactgtgcaccgttgctacagttcgtcgcttctaagcaccacgtgatgatcgggtgtgatggattcttacgttcacatacaacgggtgtaagacagttttacacagcaaaaacacttagggttaacttgacgagcctagcatgtgcagacatggcctcggaacacggagaccgaaaggtcgagcatgagtcgtatggtagatacgatcaacatgaagatgttcaccgatgatgactagtccgtctcatgtgatgatcggacacggcctagttgactcggatcatgtaatcacttagatgactagagggatgtctatctgagtgggagtt
The sequence above is a segment of the Triticum dicoccoides isolate Atlit2015 ecotype Zavitan chromosome 1A, WEW_v2.0, whole genome shotgun sequence genome. Coding sequences within it:
- the LOC119355651 gene encoding uncharacterized protein LOC119355651; its protein translation is MVDVYHRPTLPHGLPRHPYHAAGLRRLSTRASAPSTPAPPSPSAAAPSSAAVLAHLAAAGVPVLPGLSATELALVEAALGGVQLPPDLRELLALGVPSGDDFPHYRSSAGLRLLRFAAQEVPAAVAATLLLAPGRRAGRPPPPLVPLCGRHYVPATPCLVGNPVFHVSNSGVTFAGANVADFLLRAFAAEAEPPPLRRQLSAPVTPSPATPSNTARRSLDSVTGRAPRWIEFWSDAAAAGDRFLEVVPTGATTTNTSAGPEPEWLRRILEQAGSALTRGGWDAGDVEEMTGPNGEANVDVALALTVDRWCGELSRGRWGAEEVVEMLGPLLGPSRKARRAAVALPPDVAARVGRLAEAVSRAVGPRGGGRSKPPRPF